Proteins encoded by one window of Planktothrix tepida PCC 9214:
- the deoC gene encoding deoxyribose-phosphate aldolase, with amino-acid sequence MVKCSNMEIDIAPYIDHTLLNQTATPEEIQQCCYQAERYKFASVCVFPSYVKLAKELLQGKPPKVSTVIGFPTGATTSKVKLYEAQEAVENGATELDIVINLSWLKIGKTEELYQEIAEICEETGQTVKAIIETTILTEDEKRLAVEVLMDAGIAYIKTSTGWYGGATVADIQLIKSIAKGRVGIKASGGIRTYQQAVDLIIAGATRLGTSRGVEILTTNIQEEDSY; translated from the coding sequence ATGGTAAAGTGCTCGAATATGGAAATTGATATTGCTCCCTATATTGACCATACTTTACTCAATCAAACCGCAACCCCGGAAGAAATTCAACAGTGTTGTTATCAAGCAGAACGTTATAAATTTGCTTCCGTTTGTGTATTTCCCAGTTATGTTAAACTTGCTAAAGAACTACTGCAAGGAAAACCGCCAAAAGTCTCAACGGTGATCGGGTTTCCAACGGGAGCCACAACTTCTAAAGTTAAACTCTATGAAGCTCAAGAAGCGGTTGAAAATGGAGCAACGGAATTAGATATTGTGATTAATTTAAGTTGGTTAAAAATCGGTAAAACCGAGGAATTATATCAAGAAATTGCTGAAATTTGTGAAGAAACTGGGCAAACGGTAAAAGCTATTATTGAAACGACAATTCTCACAGAAGATGAAAAACGCCTAGCCGTTGAAGTGTTAATGGATGCGGGAATTGCTTATATTAAAACCAGTACAGGTTGGTATGGAGGAGCAACCGTTGCCGATATTCAACTGATTAAATCCATTGCTAAAGGACGAGTAGGAATTAAAGCTTCTGGTGGAATTAGAACCTACCAACAAGCGGTTGATTTAATTATAGCTGGAGCTACTCGTTTAGGGACTTCTCGTGGTGTTGAGATTTTGACTACAAATATCCAAGAAGAAGATAGTTACTGA
- a CDS encoding endonuclease, with protein MADKTNKSGMYNAIIAEIFRRHYQEGITNFEFNRSEFIEVAQSLNIPPPKNLGDVLYSYRFRRELPKVISDTAPDSLEWVIELAGQGVYRFKLSPINRILPNPNLICIKIPDSTPEIINKYALTDEQALLAKVRYNRLIDIFLGITTYSLQNHLRTTVPNIGQIEIDEIYVGVNQNGVQYVIPVQAKGGSDQLGVVQTKQDITCCITKFPDLICRPVSAQFMQNNVIAMFELTLENEQIRIVKEKHYQLVLSKDILREDLEQYKIWE; from the coding sequence ATGGCAGATAAAACAAATAAATCAGGAATGTATAATGCAATTATTGCTGAAATTTTCAGACGGCATTATCAAGAAGGAATAACCAATTTTGAGTTCAATCGTTCTGAATTTATTGAAGTTGCTCAAAGTCTTAATATTCCACCTCCTAAAAATTTAGGTGATGTTTTATATTCCTATCGTTTTAGGAGAGAACTTCCCAAAGTCATATCTGATACTGCACCTGATAGTTTAGAATGGGTTATTGAGTTAGCGGGTCAAGGAGTTTATAGATTTAAACTAAGTCCAATTAATCGAATTCTTCCTAATCCTAATCTGATTTGTATAAAAATTCCTGACTCAACACCTGAAATTATCAATAAGTATGCTTTAACTGATGAACAAGCACTATTGGCAAAGGTACGTTATAATCGGTTAATCGATATTTTTTTAGGAATTACAACATATTCCTTACAAAATCATCTAAGAACTACAGTACCTAATATTGGACAAATTGAAATTGATGAAATTTATGTTGGGGTGAATCAGAATGGCGTGCAATATGTCATTCCTGTTCAAGCCAAGGGAGGATCTGATCAACTTGGTGTTGTTCAAACAAAACAGGATATAACCTGTTGCATTACTAAATTTCCTGATTTGATTTGTCGTCCGGTATCGGCTCAATTCATGCAAAATAATGTTATTGCAATGTTTGAATTAACCCTCGAAAATGAACAAATTAGGATTGTTAAGGAAAAACATTATCAATTGGTTTTGAGCAAAGATATTTTAAGAGAGGACTTAGAACAATATAAAATATGGGAATAA
- a CDS encoding J domain-containing protein produces the protein MDATDYYRQLGLRFGASLEAVKSSYRKLARQYHPDVNPGNEVAREKFMAITEAYKFLLTVAKPEAELEPVTASTKPGGSQSGFSHYQAPKVTIKPKSPPIQFNVELTKEEQKIKQNFYLELQNLLKNKRFPRAIALIEGLAQRIPHDPEIRQWQAISYQRWGRQLIVEKQVEKARNYLKKALKTDPHNRALWAEVERDFRQLEKIY, from the coding sequence ATGGATGCAACAGATTACTATCGACAATTAGGATTAAGATTCGGCGCTAGTTTAGAGGCGGTGAAATCGTCTTATCGGAAGTTAGCAAGACAATATCATCCTGATGTGAATCCGGGAAATGAAGTCGCCAGAGAAAAGTTTATGGCGATTACAGAAGCTTATAAATTTTTGTTAACGGTAGCCAAACCGGAAGCAGAATTAGAACCTGTGACGGCTTCGACTAAACCCGGAGGATCTCAGTCAGGATTTTCTCACTATCAAGCTCCAAAAGTTACAATTAAACCTAAAAGTCCACCGATTCAATTTAATGTTGAATTAACTAAAGAAGAACAAAAAATTAAACAAAATTTCTATTTAGAGTTACAAAATTTATTAAAAAATAAGCGTTTTCCCCGTGCGATCGCTTTAATTGAAGGGTTAGCCCAACGGATTCCTCATGACCCTGAAATTCGCCAATGGCAAGCGATTTCCTATCAACGTTGGGGACGACAATTGATTGTAGAAAAGCAAGTTGAAAAAGCCAGAAATTATTTAAAGAAAGCGTTGAAAACCGATCCCCATAATCGAGCCTTATGGGCAGAAGTGGAACGGGATTTTAGGCAGTTGGAAAAGATTTATTAA
- a CDS encoding MFS transporter — translation MMRSQDLEKQFKFHQPWAIMKDWETDSLLEIPASTSVELDPVKNGHSTPSFPHVSPEVEDTRTDNNGSFPKLPQDDEERGFLPVLRNKNFLALWSGQLFSQLADKVYLVLMIAIISTRFQQADQTISGWVSAIMMAFTIPAVLFGAGAGGFVDRWSKKAVLVITNLLRGGLVLALPVVLWLFQGQHLGQLPVGFYILLITTFLVSTLTQFFAPAEQSAIPLVVEKRHLLSANSLYTTTMMASVIVGFAVGEPLLALADFMGNLLGFEAIGKELIVGGEYVIAGLILLLLNPKEQNNNSPHEQPHILADLRDGIRYLSNHTLIRNALLQLIILFSIFAALAVLAVRLAEIIPEISSSQFGFLLAAGGAGMGIGATILGHLGHRFAHFQLALMGSLGVAGSLVGLSIFNQQLWPTLSLILCLGIFGAIVAIPMQTTIQAETPEEMRGKVFGLQNNAINIALSLPLALAGFAETLIGLSNVFLSLAGLAIAGGFLTWLISRNAPHIAE, via the coding sequence ATGATGCGATCGCAAGATTTAGAAAAACAGTTTAAATTCCATCAACCCTGGGCCATCATGAAAGATTGGGAGACTGACTCCTTGTTAGAAATTCCCGCTTCTACCTCTGTAGAATTAGACCCGGTAAAAAATGGGCATTCGACGCCTTCTTTTCCCCACGTTTCTCCAGAGGTCGAGGACACCAGAACTGACAACAATGGGAGTTTTCCTAAGCTGCCCCAAGATGATGAAGAACGAGGATTTTTACCTGTTCTGAGAAACAAGAATTTTCTGGCGCTTTGGAGTGGACAACTGTTCTCCCAATTGGCCGATAAAGTGTATTTAGTGTTAATGATTGCGATTATTTCCACCCGCTTTCAACAGGCTGATCAAACGATTAGTGGGTGGGTATCAGCCATTATGATGGCATTTACTATCCCGGCGGTTTTGTTTGGGGCGGGGGCGGGGGGATTTGTTGATCGATGGTCAAAAAAAGCCGTATTAGTGATTACTAATTTATTACGAGGGGGACTCGTTCTCGCTTTACCCGTCGTTTTGTGGCTATTCCAGGGTCAACACTTGGGTCAATTACCCGTTGGGTTTTATATTTTATTAATCACAACTTTTTTAGTTTCTACTTTAACTCAATTTTTCGCGCCTGCTGAACAATCAGCGATTCCTTTAGTTGTTGAAAAACGTCATTTATTATCCGCGAATTCTCTTTATACAACAACCATGATGGCTTCCGTCATTGTTGGGTTTGCCGTCGGAGAACCTTTATTAGCTTTGGCTGATTTCATGGGTAATTTACTCGGTTTTGAAGCCATTGGTAAAGAATTGATTGTCGGCGGAGAATATGTCATTGCTGGGTTAATTCTGCTGTTGTTAAATCCAAAAGAACAAAACAATAATTCCCCCCATGAACAACCCCATATTTTAGCAGATTTGCGGGATGGAATTCGATATTTAAGCAATCATACTTTAATTAGGAATGCGTTATTACAATTAATCATTCTATTTTCTATTTTTGCAGCCTTAGCCGTTTTAGCTGTACGTTTAGCGGAAATTATTCCTGAAATTAGTTCCTCCCAATTTGGCTTTTTATTAGCGGCTGGAGGGGCAGGAATGGGGATTGGAGCAACCATTCTCGGTCATCTCGGTCATCGGTTTGCCCATTTCCAACTGGCATTAATGGGTTCTTTAGGTGTGGCGGGATCATTAGTGGGGTTATCCATTTTTAATCAACAATTATGGCCGACTTTGAGCTTGATTTTATGCTTAGGAATTTTTGGGGCTATTGTTGCTATTCCGATGCAAACCACTATTCAAGCTGAAACCCCGGAAGAAATGCGAGGGAAAGTCTTTGGACTTCAGAATAATGCGATTAATATTGCCTTAAGTTTACCTCTCGCTTTAGCGGGATTTGCTGAAACTTTAATAGGATTATCCAATGTCTTTTTAAGTTTAGCAGGATTAGCGATCGCCGGGGGTTTCCTAACTTGGTTAATCTCTCGAAATGCTCCCCATATTGCTGAGTAA
- a CDS encoding type II toxin-antitoxin system VapC family toxin has product MDVEKTLVIGDTGFVVALLNRSDIKHQDAVRIYSQYPKIILPQTVLTEVAYLVGRDAGIPTVAKFLRGLSVSRFQLIELTDRDLLRVAEILEQYQDSRIDFVDATVMAVAERYKITTVLTLDQRDFRLFRPQHCLSFEILP; this is encoded by the coding sequence ATGGACGTGGAAAAAACCTTAGTGATTGGTGATACTGGTTTTGTTGTTGCCTTGTTAAATCGTAGTGATATTAAACACCAAGATGCTGTTAGGATTTATAGCCAATATCCCAAAATAATACTCCCTCAAACCGTACTAACTGAAGTGGCTTATTTAGTGGGTCGGGATGCCGGAATTCCCACAGTTGCTAAATTTTTGCGAGGTTTATCTGTTAGCCGTTTTCAATTAATCGAATTAACCGATAGAGATTTACTCCGAGTTGCAGAAATTTTAGAACAATATCAAGATAGTCGCATTGATTTTGTTGATGCAACTGTTATGGCAGTAGCAGAACGTTATAAAATCACAACAGTTTTGACTTTAGATCAGCGAGATTTTCGCTTGTTTCGTCCGCAACATTGTCTGAGTTTTGAAATTTTACCTTAA
- a CDS encoding DUF6883 domain-containing protein, producing the protein MKLPNGHLADLGNKIEEYSLNLNHQAGKNKAILFASKLGITLENAGLLKQALKEAAINKDVVIHKTNEYGTHYNMKFWLQTAVGKSLILAAWIVREGENFPRLTNCYPVKK; encoded by the coding sequence GTGAAACTGCCCAATGGTCATCTAGCCGATTTAGGCAATAAAATAGAAGAATACTCTCTAAATCTGAATCACCAAGCAGGAAAAAATAAAGCTATTTTGTTTGCCAGTAAGTTAGGCATTACCCTAGAAAATGCTGGACTGCTCAAACAGGCTTTAAAAGAAGCTGCTATCAACAAAGATGTTGTTATTCATAAAACCAATGAATACGGCACACATTACAACATGAAATTCTGGCTTCAAACCGCAGTAGGTAAGTCTCTGATTCTAGCAGCTTGGATCGTCCGCGAGGGTGAAAATTTCCCCAGATTAACAAATTGTTATCCCGTCAAAAAGTGA
- a CDS encoding S-(hydroxymethyl)glutathione dehydrogenase/class III alcohol dehydrogenase encodes MDVKAAVAWEAGKPLTLETVQLEGPKEGEVLVEIKATGICHTDAYTLSGDDPEGLFPAILGHEGAGIVVEVGSGVKSLKPGDHVIPLYIPECRQCEYCLSFKTNLCQAIRGTQGKGLMPDGSSRFSKNGQMIHHYMGTSTFSNYTVLPEIALAKIREDAPFDKVCYIGCGVTTGLGAVINTAKVEPGANVVVFGLGGIGLNVIQGAKMVGANKIIGVDLNPAKKQIAEKFGMTHFVNPKEIEGDLVSYLVELTQGGADYSFECIGNVKVMRQALECCHKGWGVSVIIGVAGAGQEISTRPFQLVTGRVWKGTAFGGAKGRTDVPKIVDWYMEGKINIDDLITHVMPVERINEAFELMHQGESIRTVVTF; translated from the coding sequence ATGGACGTTAAAGCTGCTGTTGCGTGGGAAGCTGGAAAACCTTTAACTTTAGAAACCGTTCAACTTGAAGGGCCAAAAGAGGGAGAAGTCTTAGTTGAAATTAAAGCAACCGGAATTTGTCATACCGATGCTTATACCCTTTCGGGTGATGATCCTGAAGGGTTATTTCCGGCTATTTTAGGTCATGAAGGCGCCGGAATTGTCGTTGAAGTGGGTTCTGGGGTCAAAAGTCTTAAACCCGGAGATCATGTGATTCCTTTATATATTCCCGAATGTCGTCAATGTGAATATTGCTTAAGTTTTAAAACCAATTTGTGTCAAGCGATTCGGGGAACTCAAGGCAAAGGTTTAATGCCGGATGGTAGTAGTCGTTTTTCAAAAAATGGTCAGATGATTCATCATTATATGGGAACATCTACCTTTTCTAATTATACCGTTTTACCCGAAATTGCCTTAGCTAAAATTCGAGAAGATGCCCCCTTTGATAAGGTTTGTTATATTGGTTGTGGGGTAACAACGGGTCTGGGTGCTGTGATTAATACCGCTAAAGTTGAACCCGGAGCAAATGTTGTGGTTTTTGGCTTGGGGGGGATTGGATTAAATGTAATTCAAGGGGCAAAAATGGTGGGCGCTAATAAAATTATTGGTGTAGATCTTAACCCCGCGAAAAAACAAATTGCTGAAAAATTTGGTATGACCCATTTTGTGAACCCGAAAGAAATTGAAGGGGATTTAGTCTCTTATTTAGTCGAATTAACCCAAGGCGGCGCGGATTATAGTTTTGAATGTATTGGTAACGTAAAGGTGATGCGTCAAGCCTTAGAATGTTGCCATAAAGGTTGGGGGGTAAGTGTCATTATTGGGGTCGCGGGTGCAGGTCAAGAAATTAGTACCCGTCCGTTTCAATTAGTCACGGGAAGGGTTTGGAAAGGAACGGCTTTTGGCGGCGCAAAAGGTCGAACGGATGTGCCTAAAATTGTGGATTGGTATATGGAAGGGAAAATTAATATTGATGATTTAATTACCCATGTTATGCCTGTTGAGCGAATTAATGAAGCGTTTGAGTTAATGCACCAAGGAGAATCAATTCGGACTGTAGTAACGTTTTAA
- a CDS encoding DUF4926 domain-containing protein, with translation MQTIKDLDIVALTEDIEATHFETKEIIKLSKGQVGTVVMEFDGSAFEVEFSHQDGTTYAMETIPATMLMLLHYELVDSVS, from the coding sequence ATGCAAACAATTAAAGACCTAGATATTGTTGCTTTAACAGAAGACATAGAAGCAACCCATTTTGAAACTAAAGAAATCATTAAATTATCTAAAGGACAAGTAGGAACAGTGGTGATGGAATTTGATGGCAGTGCCTTTGAGGTAGAATTTTCTCATCAAGATGGCACCACTTATGCAATGGAGACGATTCCCGCTACAATGTTAATGCTTTTACATTATGAATTAGTAGACTCTGTAAGTTAG
- a CDS encoding DNA cytosine methyltransferase — MLERLIVQTQQRPIAVDLFAGAGGMTLGFEQAGFDVLAAVELDPIHCATHEYNFPFWTVLCGNIEQVKGLEIRKDSEIGDREIDVVFGGPPCQGFSLIGKRAFDDPRNSLMFHFIRLIQELQPKYFVLENVPGLTIGKHQQFMAEIIETLHNTGYQVVEPYQVLNASYYGVPQDRSRLFLLGCRQDLPLPSYPPAITKPPKVNPKIEEKFKHLLPCPTVWDAIGDLPEIEQYQELKSKDYTFVEYKKLSQYAKILHNISRLKTDFSYPRIYDKNLLTCSLRSQHNPTSIARFEATEWGKIEKISRFHKLDPTGLCNTLRAGTPSNRGAFTSPRPIHPYSPRCITVREAARLHSYPDWFRFQGTKWHGFRQVGNSVPPLLAKAVAGEIIKALGIIPSQPQQEEKLGHEALLYLNMSQAAKRYGVDPHVIEPRKRGNKDE; from the coding sequence ATGTTAGAACGATTAATTGTGCAGACTCAACAACGACCTATTGCTGTCGATTTATTTGCGGGTGCTGGAGGAATGACCCTAGGCTTTGAACAGGCTGGGTTTGATGTTTTAGCAGCAGTAGAACTTGATCCTATTCATTGTGCAACCCATGAATATAATTTCCCCTTTTGGACGGTTTTATGTGGCAATATTGAACAGGTGAAGGGATTAGAAATTAGGAAGGATTCTGAAATTGGTGATCGAGAGATTGATGTTGTATTTGGGGGGCCACCGTGTCAGGGGTTTTCCTTAATTGGAAAACGAGCGTTTGATGATCCCAGAAATAGTTTAATGTTTCATTTTATCCGGTTAATTCAGGAATTACAGCCGAAATATTTTGTTTTAGAAAATGTTCCGGGGTTAACTATTGGTAAACATCAGCAATTTATGGCTGAGATTATTGAGACATTGCACAATACTGGGTATCAAGTCGTAGAACCTTATCAAGTTTTAAATGCTTCTTATTATGGTGTTCCTCAAGATCGGTCGCGTTTATTTCTTTTAGGCTGTCGGCAAGATTTACCTTTACCGAGTTATCCCCCAGCCATAACTAAACCCCCAAAGGTTAATCCTAAAATAGAGGAGAAATTCAAGCATCTTCTCCCCTGTCCGACGGTTTGGGATGCCATTGGAGATTTACCCGAAATTGAACAATATCAAGAGTTGAAATCAAAAGATTATACCTTTGTAGAGTATAAAAAACTGAGCCAATATGCTAAAATATTGCATAATATATCTCGATTAAAAACTGATTTTTCTTATCCTCGAATTTACGATAAAAATTTATTAACCTGTAGTTTGCGATCGCAACATAACCCAACATCTATCGCTAGATTTGAAGCGACAGAATGGGGAAAAATAGAAAAAATTAGTCGATTTCATAAACTCGATCCGACCGGATTATGTAATACTTTAAGAGCCGGAACACCGAGTAACCGAGGCGCGTTTACTTCCCCTCGTCCCATTCATCCCTACTCCCCCCGTTGTATTACGGTGCGAGAAGCTGCGCGTTTGCATTCCTATCCCGATTGGTTTAGATTTCAGGGGACAAAATGGCATGGATTTCGACAAGTTGGAAACTCAGTTCCCCCGTTATTAGCAAAAGCCGTTGCGGGTGAAATTATTAAAGCTCTGGGGATAATTCCCAGCCAACCACAACAAGAGGAAAAATTAGGTCATGAGGCGTTATTATATTTGAATATGTCCCAAGCCGCAAAACGGTATGGTGTTGATCCTCATGTAATTGAACCCAGAAAAAGAGGAAATAAAGACGAATAA
- a CDS encoding ATP-dependent Clp protease proteolytic subunit yields the protein MREPIQAVQSAYSYTDSPIRTPPPDLESLLLKERIVYLGLPLYSSDDIKRQVGIDVTELIIAQLLYLQFDDPEKPIYFYINSTGTSWYGGDAIGFETEAFAICDTLGYIKPPVHTICIGQAMGTAAMILAAGTKGYRASLPHATIVLNQAKSGARGQATDIQIRAKEVLDNKRTMLEILSKSTGQSVEKISKDTDRMFYLTPDEAKEYGLIDRVLKSRKELPSLAVTV from the coding sequence ATGAGAGAACCCATTCAAGCTGTGCAATCGGCATATTCTTACACCGATAGCCCAATTCGGACTCCCCCGCCAGATTTGGAATCCCTTCTATTGAAGGAAAGGATTGTCTATCTGGGACTTCCCCTGTATTCATCAGATGACATCAAACGTCAAGTGGGGATTGATGTTACTGAACTGATTATCGCTCAACTGCTTTACTTACAGTTTGACGATCCAGAGAAACCCATCTATTTCTACATCAACTCAACGGGAACTTCCTGGTATGGAGGAGATGCAATTGGGTTTGAAACCGAAGCCTTTGCCATTTGCGATACCCTAGGCTATATTAAGCCTCCGGTTCATACCATTTGTATTGGTCAAGCTATGGGAACTGCTGCCATGATTTTAGCAGCCGGAACCAAAGGATATCGGGCGAGTTTACCCCATGCCACCATTGTTTTAAATCAAGCGAAAAGCGGGGCTAGAGGTCAAGCAACGGATATTCAAATTCGGGCGAAAGAAGTTCTTGATAATAAAAGAACAATGTTAGAAATTTTGTCAAAAAGTACCGGACAATCGGTGGAAAAAATTTCTAAAGATACAGATCGGATGTTCTATTTGACACCCGATGAAGCCAAAGAATATGGTTTGATTGACCGGGTGTTAAAAAGTCGAAAAGAACTGCCTTCCTTGGCGGTAACGGTTTAA
- a CDS encoding ATP-dependent Clp protease proteolytic subunit, whose amino-acid sequence MPIGIPSVPYRLPGSQYERWIDIYTRLGVERILFLGQEVTDGLANRIVAQMLYLDAEDSNKPIYLYINSPGGSVTAGMAIYDTMQYIKADVITICVGLAASMGAFLLAAGSPGKRLALPHARIMIHQPLGGARGQATDIEIEAKEILRIRSLLNDILASRTGQTLEKIQKDTDRDYFLSAQEAKDYGLIDQVIEERVPVALTAG is encoded by the coding sequence ATGCCTATTGGGATTCCGAGTGTTCCTTATCGTCTTCCAGGTAGTCAATACGAAAGATGGATTGATATTTATACCCGTTTGGGTGTAGAACGGATTTTATTTTTAGGTCAAGAAGTCACCGATGGGTTAGCCAATCGCATTGTCGCCCAAATGCTGTATTTAGATGCGGAAGATTCTAATAAACCCATTTATTTGTATATCAATTCTCCCGGAGGATCGGTAACAGCAGGGATGGCAATTTACGATACCATGCAATACATTAAAGCCGATGTGATTACCATTTGTGTGGGTTTGGCGGCTTCAATGGGAGCGTTTTTATTAGCCGCAGGAAGCCCTGGAAAACGTTTGGCTTTACCTCATGCTCGGATTATGATTCACCAACCTTTAGGAGGGGCAAGGGGTCAAGCAACGGATATCGAAATTGAAGCAAAAGAAATTTTGAGAATCCGCAGCTTGTTGAATGATATTTTAGCTAGTCGTACTGGGCAAACGTTGGAAAAAATTCAGAAAGATACGGATCGAGATTATTTCCTCTCTGCCCAAGAAGCCAAGGATTATGGTTTAATTGACCAAGTGATTGAAGAACGAGTTCCAGTGGCATTAACCGCCGGTTAA
- a CDS encoding TrmH family RNA methyltransferase, with protein sequence MLTSLQNPLVKQIRKLHQAKGRKEQQLFLLEGTHLVEEASAAGYPLTTICYTSLWQDRHQPLWDSLRQQTPRFELVSPEVLEAMATTVHPDGVIALAPRLELKPQALEGLGIALETLQDPGNLGTIIRTATATGVDGLWLSADSVDLDHPKVLRASAGAWFRLNKTVSPNLADDIIRFQQQGLQIVATVPQASLSYWQLDFTQPTLMVFGNEGGGLSPELQALADHQVQIPLQRGVESLNVGICAALMLYEAQRQRTGV encoded by the coding sequence ATGTTAACGAGTCTGCAAAATCCATTAGTGAAGCAAATTCGCAAACTTCACCAAGCGAAGGGACGCAAAGAACAACAGTTATTTTTATTAGAAGGAACCCACTTAGTTGAAGAAGCTTCTGCTGCGGGCTATCCCTTAACCACAATTTGTTATACTTCACTGTGGCAAGATCGTCACCAACCTTTATGGGATAGTTTACGCCAACAAACTCCCCGATTTGAATTGGTCAGTCCAGAGGTACTGGAAGCGATGGCGACAACGGTTCATCCCGATGGCGTAATTGCTTTAGCACCTCGCCTGGAGTTAAAACCCCAAGCACTTGAGGGTTTAGGAATTGCCTTAGAAACGTTACAAGATCCGGGTAACTTAGGAACCATTATTCGCACCGCAACCGCCACCGGAGTAGATGGGTTGTGGCTGAGTGCTGATAGTGTCGATTTAGATCACCCCAAAGTGTTAAGAGCTTCTGCGGGAGCTTGGTTTCGTTTAAATAAAACAGTAAGCCCTAATTTAGCCGACGATATTATCCGGTTTCAGCAACAAGGATTACAAATTGTAGCGACGGTTCCCCAAGCCTCCCTATCCTATTGGCAATTAGATTTTACCCAACCCACGTTGATGGTTTTTGGGAATGAAGGGGGTGGACTTTCTCCTGAGCTTCAGGCTTTAGCGGATCATCAAGTTCAAATTCCTTTACAGCGAGGGGTAGAGTCTCTGAATGTTGGCATTTGTGCAGCCCTCATGCTCTATGAAGCTCAACGCCAACGAACCGGGGTGTGA
- the recO gene encoding DNA repair protein RecO: MNKTYIATGINLKGKPFGESDRLLTILTREFGLIRVIAPGARKAKSWLGGRSELFVVNQLLIAKGRSLDKITQAETLTTYSGLGKNLGKLAASQYLAEVVLNQALSEHPQEDLFVLLNEHLNRLQNLPNSPLIAHSTQIIASLTQGIFHLLALAGTAPQVQLCCLTQRLLRPNFTDEQWRVGFSVDAGGIINLSEWTKLHRPSSPQPQKPIPVASKPIAVAELENSYTIETVAQPKLKINTKLTAPQLAILQHLAQPQLLDTGALSFSPSISALDWMTVERILRQYTEYHLGYPIRSGLLIDTFTHQFIVDPPF; this comes from the coding sequence ATGAATAAAACTTATATTGCTACGGGGATTAATTTAAAAGGTAAACCCTTTGGAGAATCGGATCGCCTTTTAACGATTTTAACGAGAGAATTTGGATTAATTCGAGTGATTGCACCGGGAGCTAGAAAAGCGAAATCCTGGTTAGGGGGAAGAAGTGAATTATTTGTTGTTAATCAATTATTAATTGCTAAAGGGCGATCGCTTGATAAAATAACACAAGCCGAAACTCTAACCACCTATTCAGGATTAGGCAAAAATTTAGGGAAATTAGCCGCGAGTCAATATTTAGCAGAAGTAGTCCTCAACCAAGCCTTAAGCGAACATCCCCAAGAGGATTTATTTGTTCTCCTGAATGAACATTTAAACCGTTTACAAAATCTCCCCAATTCTCCCTTAATTGCCCATTCCACCCAAATTATTGCCAGTTTAACTCAGGGTATTTTCCATCTTCTCGCCTTAGCAGGAACAGCCCCCCAAGTTCAATTATGCTGTTTAACTCAACGTCTGCTGCGTCCTAATTTTACTGATGAACAGTGGCGAGTGGGGTTTAGTGTGGATGCGGGAGGAATTATTAACCTGTCTGAGTGGACAAAATTACACCGTCCCTCTTCTCCCCAGCCTCAAAAACCCATTCCTGTAGCCTCCAAACCCATTGCTGTTGCTGAGTTGGAGAACTCTTACACCATTGAAACGGTTGCTCAACCCAAACTTAAGATTAATACCAAACTCACCGCCCCGCAATTAGCGATTTTGCAACATTTAGCCCAACCGCAACTCCTGGACACCGGGGCTTTATCTTTTTCTCCCTCAATTTCCGCCCTTGATTGGATGACGGTAGAACGGATATTACGACAATATACAGAATATCATTTAGGCTATCCGATCCGGTCAGGATTGCTCATAGATACCTTTACGCACCAATTTATTGTAGACCCACCGTTTTAA